The nucleotide window TTTTTGGTTCTTTAGCCTAATGAGTTCAAGAATTATCTTGTCAGGAATTTTCTTAGGTGAGTTTTTCAAGGTATTCATCTTGTCTAGAAGACCAGCCTTTTCCCCGCTAAAAAACCTTTCTTTCCATTTGTATCCCTACTAAGTAGATATTCCATATTCTGCATAGAGCTGAGAAAAATTAACGCCTCTCTCATCGCTCGCCATAACGAATTCTAATCTTAAATCCACGACCTGATTCTCCTTCCAATGCCCTCCTACAAAGTTGTTCTCGGGTATGAGAAACCAGAAAGCGTTACCTATGTCTTGATACAAATTTGGTACCCATGTCCTGAGGCATACATTTTCGGTCTTGCGCATAATGTGTCTTAGGCCGAGCAAGGGCGAAGTCCCGAAGCGAAGTGGTTAGCTGCTGTTATGCGACGTGTGGTAAGCTAGAAAAGAAATTACTGTTCTTTAAGTTTTCCCGTAACATATTGATGCAAAATACTTGAAACTAAAGTTTGATAAGGGATTCCTATTTCAAGTGCTTTAGTTTTTAGTAATTGAATGTCTTTACCAGCAATTCTAATATTCATTCTTTTGTCTTTGGCTAACGTATTTTTTGCAGCAAGCTTAAACTTATTTAAATAGCCTTTTTTATTTGAAACGGATTTCCATTCGTTTCTTTCAAACGATAATTCTAATTCTTTTTCTTCATCAGTAAGTTTAATTTTCATGTAAGTTTACCTCTGGAAAATATAGTTTAGAGTGTTTTCTTGAAGGATAAGCAGTTTTGAGAAAGAAAGAAGTTTCATTTTCAATTGCTGGAACAACCCATGCATAATTATCAATATTAATTATTATGATTATTTGATTCGGATATTTTTTGCTATTTGGATGTTCTAAGATGTCTAGAATTGCTCCTGCTTCAATTTCGATTACAATTCTTTCGAATGAAATATTTCTTTGAGAATAGAGAATTTTATTCTTTTCATTATCCCAGTCAAAGATCACAAATTTAATGAGATAATTATGTGTGCCTTTTGTCAATACACATTTTTTTGGTTAATTTACCAATTTTTACCACATTTCGCATAACGAACTAGGGGAGACGACGTTCCCTGACCCTGAGTCCCGACGGGACGTTAGGGACTGGCACGGAGTTTGCGGATGCAAGCGAGTGACAGAAAGGGAAAGTGTCGCAGACCAAGTGAGGGCTCGTCCCGAAGCGCAGCGTTTCCCCGCTGTTATGCGAAGTCACTAATTTCTTAGTTTTAATTTTTTATTTTGAGTTTCTCTAAACAGAATGTTATTTTATTTATAAATAAGTTGTCTGTCATCAAATCTATCTTTTTATCACTTATAAGCTGATGGAATACAGAAACTTCATCCTTTAATTCAATTTCTAGAAAATTATTCGTGAATATATTTTTTATAACAATTTGTTGGCAGGATGCTATTTCTATTTTATTTTTAAAAATAGAAACTCTTAATTCTACATTTAAAGGGAAACCGATCATTGATCTTTGAAGATAACGATATCTAGGTTGATAGTCAAACATCAGGAAAATGAATATTGATACATCGTCAAATTCATTTATTATATGATTATTGTTAGGTAAAAGTATTAATTCTGAGTAAATATCTTGAATTTTTTCAAATTTGAATAAGTGCTTATGATTATTTATTAAGTTTTCGTCTGAAAAAAATATAATTCGTATTGTATGGTTTTTCCATTCTTCAGTTGGTTTTTGTTCTGGACTTGGGATATGATCTAGAAAAAAGAATTTCAAAGGAGAATTATATGAGAAAACATTATTCTGATAATTTTGATCATATATATATACCCTAGAATGTCTATGTGGACTTAAATCATGATTACCCAAAATTCGTATTTCTGAAGTATTACTATCGTATATACACCCAAAGAAACAAGTCGCCGTTAATAGGATTATTTTTTTAATAAACATTTTTTAGTGATTTCGCATAACGAACTAGACTAACCGACGTAGGCTGACCCTGAGTCCCGGAACGGAGCTTGCGTATGCAAGCGAGTGACAGAAAGCCTATGTGTCGCAGACCAAGCGAGGGCGAAGTCCCGAAGCGCAGCGGTTAGTTGCTGTTATACGACGTCTGAATCTAAGCGGAAAGCTTTCTGTTTTTAATGGAAATTTCTAAATCCAATGCATGGCATACTTTTAGAAAAGTAGCCAAGTTACAATTCACGCCGTTTTCAATCTTAGAAAGTTGTTGCTGAGTAACATGAGCTTTTTTAGCTAAATCAGATTGTGATAAGCCTTTTTTTTCCCTCAAAGCTTGAAGTTCAATAGAGATACTAACAAGTTCCTTTTCTTCCTCAAATTTTTCCTTAAAAGATTTGTTTTTTAACTTAGTATCTAAATGTT belongs to Leptospira terpstrae serovar Hualin str. LT 11-33 = ATCC 700639 and includes:
- a CDS encoding helix-turn-helix domain-containing protein, which gives rise to MRSLKKHLDTKLKNKSFKEKFEEEKELVSISIELQALREKKGLSQSDLAKKAHVTQQQLSKIENGVNCNLATFLKVCHALDLEISIKNRKLSA